Below is a genomic region from Neorhizobium galegae.
CACGGCTATGCGCCGCGCCTGCAAGGCTATCATCATGGACCCGTCCCTTCAAATCCTAATGAAACGTTAAGGGCGGACGGGCGAAAGAGTCAATCAGCGAGTTTTGTTAACGGGTCATCGCTCGCATTATGGTTAAGGCTGCAACATTTTTGTATCAGCCCAAAATTTAATCATTAAATATTAGGGCCGAGACCGCAGCGCGCAATTTTTCGATGTCCTGGGGCCTGGAGAGCCGGTGATCTCCGTCGCGGATCAGCGTCAGGACGACGTCGTCGGCCGGCAGGAATTCGACGAGCTTCAATGCGTGGGCGTAAGGCACGTCCGGATCCTTCATGCCCTGCAGGATGTGAACCGGACAGCCGGTCTCTATAATGCCCGTCATGACCAGATTGCTGCGGCCGTCCTCTATCAGGGCGCGCGTGTAGATGTTGGGCTCCGGGCTGTATTCGGATCGCTCCTCGAGATAACCGCGCTCGGCAAGCGACTGCCGTTCGGCTTCGGTGAGATTGGGCTCGATCAGTTCCGCGGTGAAATCCGGCGCCGGCGCGATCAGCACGATGCCGTCGACCTTCGCGGCCTTCCTGCGTCTCTTCAATTCCTGCACGAGGCGCAGCGCGATCCACCCACCCATCGACGAGCCGACCAGGATGACGCGTTTCGGCTTGATGTCGTCAAGGACGGCGATTGCCTCTTCCAACCAGCGCGAGATCGTCCCGTCACGGAAGGCGCCGCCGGAAGTGCCGTGGCCCGAATAGTCGAACCGGATTGCCGCGAGCCCGAGTTCGCCGGCAAGCGCGTCGAGTTCGACGGCTTTGGTGCCCGTCATGTCCGACCGGTAGCCGCCGAGCCAGACGAAGGCAGGCCCCGCCTTTTTCCTGCGCGCGGCCCGGTGGATGATTGCGATCTCCCGCGCAAGCGTTCCGGAGCCGACGGTGATCGTTTTGCGGGTAAGGTTGGCAGCGTCGGTCATGGTGGAATCCTGAGGTTTTGCCGCGCTTATAAAACAGATTCGCGACATGCGGACAGCAGGTGATTTTTTCGCGCGGCTATGCTATTGACTTCGCCGTAGCGATCACGACATTGCCGTCGGCCGCAAGCCGGGCGCTCTCGATGTGTCGCTGCGGTGCCGAAACAATCTAGGAGAATACGACCATCCGCAGACCATTCAAAACCGATGCCCCTGTTAAGGACGGGCCACGCTCCAACCGGGAAATTCGCATTCCCAAGGTCCAGCTTATCGATGCCGAAGGCTTGAACCTTGGTATCGTTCCGACCGAGCAGGCTCTCAAGATGGCTGAGGACGCCGGCCTCGATCTCGTCGAGATCTCGCCGAACACCGAGCCGCCAGTGTGCAAGATCCTCGACCTGGGCAAGCTGAAATATGCGAACCAGAAGAAAGCGGCAGAAGCCCGCAAGAAGCAGAAGATCGTCGAAATCAAAGAAATCAAGATGCGTCCAAACATCGACACGCATGACTATGACGTGAAGATGAAGGCGATGAACCGCTTCTTTGAAGAAGGCGACAAGGTCAAGGTGACGCTGAAGTTCCGCGGCCGCGAAATGGCCCACCAGGAACTCGGCATGAAGCTCCTGCTTCAGGTCAAGGACGACACCACGGAAATCGCCAAGGTGGAAGCCGAGCCGAAGCTTGAAGGCCGCCAGATGATGATGGTGCTGGCGCCGAAATAAGCGCCCACCGTCGGCCTTTCGCGGATCAACCGGCATTTCGGCCGGGCTTTTGCCGCGTTTTTCTTTCCCATTGCGCTTTCGACCGACTGCGGTTATAAGCGCGCGTTCCGAACGGTCCGGCAGGGCATGCCGTGGCTGTTCTAAAATGCTTGAAACCAGCCTCGTCTGCGGTTTCGATACAAAACTGGAGTAGCAAAATGCCCAAGATGAAGACGAAATCGGCTGCCAAGAAGCGGTTCAAGATCACCGCGACCGGCAAAGTCGTTGCAGCCGCCGCTGGCAAGCGCCACGGCATGATCAAGCGGTCCAACAAGTTCATCCGCGATGCACGCGGAACGATGGTCCTTGCCGAACCCGATGGCAAGAAGGTTATCAAGAACTACCTGCCGAACGGTCTCTGAGACCCCTCGTCACTTTTGGATCAGTTAAGGAGATCATGACATGGCACGCGTAAAACGGGGCGTCACTTCCCGCGCCAAGCACACCAAGACTTTGAAGGCAGCCAAGGGCTTCTACGGCCGCCGCAAGAATACGATCCGTGCAGCCAAGGCTGCCGTCGATCGTTCGCGTCAGTTCGCCACGCGCGACCGTCGCGTCAAGAAGCGCAATTTCCGCGCCCTGTGGATTCAGCGTATCAACGCTGCCGTCCGCGAATCCGGCCTGACCTACGGCCGCTTCATCGACGGCCTCAACAAGGCCGGCATCGAAGTCGACCGCAAGGTTCTCTCCGACATGGCAATCCATGAGCCGGAAGCATTCGGTGCTCTGGTTGCTGCTGCCAAGAAGGCGCTTGATTACCTCAAGGAAGCCG
It encodes:
- a CDS encoding alpha/beta hydrolase, with product MTDAANLTRKTITVGSGTLAREIAIIHRAARRKKAGPAFVWLGGYRSDMTGTKAVELDALAGELGLAAIRFDYSGHGTSGGAFRDGTISRWLEEAIAVLDDIKPKRVILVGSSMGGWIALRLVQELKRRRKAAKVDGIVLIAPAPDFTAELIEPNLTEAERQSLAERGYLEERSEYSPEPNIYTRALIEDGRSNLVMTGIIETGCPVHILQGMKDPDVPYAHALKLVEFLPADDVVLTLIRDGDHRLSRPQDIEKLRAAVSALIFND
- the infC gene encoding translation initiation factor IF-3, encoding MRRPFKTDAPVKDGPRSNREIRIPKVQLIDAEGLNLGIVPTEQALKMAEDAGLDLVEISPNTEPPVCKILDLGKLKYANQKKAAEARKKQKIVEIKEIKMRPNIDTHDYDVKMKAMNRFFEEGDKVKVTLKFRGREMAHQELGMKLLLQVKDDTTEIAKVEAEPKLEGRQMMMVLAPK
- the rpmI gene encoding 50S ribosomal protein L35, yielding MPKMKTKSAAKKRFKITATGKVVAAAAGKRHGMIKRSNKFIRDARGTMVLAEPDGKKVIKNYLPNGL
- the rplT gene encoding 50S ribosomal protein L20, yielding MARVKRGVTSRAKHTKTLKAAKGFYGRRKNTIRAAKAAVDRSRQFATRDRRVKKRNFRALWIQRINAAVRESGLTYGRFIDGLNKAGIEVDRKVLSDMAIHEPEAFGALVAAAKKALDYLKEAGTTNEFESAVR